The Proteus vulgaris genome has a segment encoding these proteins:
- the flgM gene encoding anti-sigma28 factor FlgM, giving the protein MSIERANPLLPINAIAQRNPGEVTQGSRKSGTTEQKTATGDTSVKLSEAQKKLVQPGNKDINVEKVARLKEAIANGTLTMDSGKIADALFREAAESITQ; this is encoded by the coding sequence ATGAGTATTGAACGCGCAAATCCACTGCTTCCGATTAACGCAATTGCACAACGTAACCCAGGTGAAGTCACGCAGGGCTCACGTAAATCGGGAACAACTGAACAAAAAACAGCGACAGGTGACACTTCTGTAAAACTCAGTGAAGCACAGAAAAAACTTGTTCAACCTGGAAACAAAGACATTAACGTTGAGAAAGTTGCTCGCCTAAAAGAAGCAATTGCCAACGGAACATTAACCATGGACAGCGGTAAAATTGCGGATGCTCTTTTCCGTGAAGCTGCTGAAAGCATAACTCAATAA
- the flgA gene encoding flagella basal body P-ring formation protein, with protein MLVKTLIGLFSFFFMVNVSLAKSLPEELQDFFVALHQPGDKVTVTVLTPEEKWPVCQIQKIQRHAGSRNWGRLSIPIQCDKQRRFIQVDVSVKGKYLIAKKDINRDDIIETSAVSMATGELEKLPYDVLRDPIFIKNAIAMRQISAGKPLTSTMVRRPWAILAGQTVTVFAQGPHFQIRYEGKAVNNAVANETIRVRVKSGQIVTGEALENGAVRIPL; from the coding sequence ATGTTAGTTAAAACTCTTATCGGTCTATTTTCTTTTTTCTTTATGGTGAATGTGAGTCTAGCTAAATCACTCCCTGAAGAACTACAAGATTTCTTTGTTGCACTTCATCAACCAGGCGATAAAGTCACTGTGACCGTTTTAACACCTGAAGAGAAATGGCCTGTGTGCCAAATACAAAAGATCCAACGCCATGCAGGCTCTCGCAATTGGGGGCGCCTTTCGATTCCCATTCAATGTGATAAACAACGCCGTTTTATTCAAGTTGATGTTAGCGTGAAGGGCAAATACTTAATTGCGAAAAAAGACATTAATCGTGATGACATTATTGAAACTTCTGCCGTTAGCATGGCAACGGGCGAATTAGAAAAATTACCTTATGATGTATTACGCGATCCGATATTCATTAAAAATGCGATCGCAATGCGACAAATATCCGCAGGAAAACCTTTAACTTCGACAATGGTTCGTCGCCCTTGGGCTATTTTGGCGGGACAAACAGTCACTGTATTTGCGCAAGGCCCTCACTTTCAGATCCGTTATGAGGGTAAGGCAGTAAACAACGCCGTGGCCAATGAAACCATTCGAGTGAGAGTAAAATCAGGGCAAATCGTCACGGGTGAAGCACTTGAAAATGGTGCAGTTCGCATCCCTCTTTAA
- the flgB gene encoding flagellar basal body rod protein FlgB translates to MLDKLENTFHFQQEALSIRNKRQEILAANIANADTPGFQARDIDFASELKKTIENGRTGSHGMQLAMTSERHIPIKPGYRLEADLLYRVPHQTAMDGNTVDMDMERSNFADNSLKYQADVTFINSQVKSMMAVLQQ, encoded by the coding sequence ATGCTCGATAAATTAGAAAATACGTTTCATTTTCAACAAGAAGCGCTCTCAATACGTAATAAACGCCAAGAAATTCTTGCTGCGAATATCGCTAATGCAGATACCCCAGGCTTTCAGGCTCGTGATATTGATTTTGCTTCTGAATTGAAAAAAACCATTGAAAACGGACGCACTGGCAGTCATGGCATGCAATTAGCAATGACATCAGAGCGCCATATCCCAATTAAACCCGGTTACCGCTTAGAAGCGGACTTGTTGTATCGCGTACCTCATCAGACCGCGATGGATGGTAATACCGTGGATATGGATATGGAACGTAGTAATTTTGCTGACAATAGCCTTAAGTATCAGGCTGATGTGACATTTATTAACTCGCAAGTTAAAAGCATGATGGCTGTATTGCAACAGTAA
- the flgC gene encoding flagellar basal-body rod protein: MSLFSIFDISSSALSAQSQRLNVSASNMANADSVAGPDGDPYRAKQVVFQVNAPAGQEIGGVRVTEVVDDPAPFRMEYQPGHPFADEKGYVRMPNVDVVGEMINTISASRSYQANVEVMNTAKTLMQKTLMIGQ, from the coding sequence ATGTCTTTATTTAGTATTTTCGATATTTCAAGTTCAGCACTTTCAGCGCAATCACAACGCTTAAATGTGAGTGCCAGCAATATGGCAAACGCCGACAGTGTTGCGGGTCCAGATGGCGACCCTTATCGTGCAAAACAGGTTGTTTTTCAGGTAAATGCACCTGCTGGCCAAGAAATTGGCGGTGTGCGTGTTACTGAAGTTGTTGATGATCCTGCCCCATTTCGTATGGAATATCAGCCAGGACATCCTTTTGCCGATGAAAAAGGTTATGTACGTATGCCGAATGTTGATGTCGTGGGTGAAATGATTAATACCATCTCTGCTTCTCGTAGCTATCAAGCTAATGTTGAAGTGATGAACACGGCAAAAACGCTGATGCAAAAAACACTGATGATAGGTCAATAG
- the flgD gene encoding basal-body rod modification protein: MGISASMNEPYDNTIIGDAPSSYHTKKSGSEDIKGNFLTLLITQMKNQDPTNPMQNNELTSQLAQISTVEGIETLNKTVNNIVGQIDQSQALKASSLVGRGVMVSGNKIVVFQPTDGKGEAEKPGDGSDTMPTPDTQNEKTRQQMGAYKADDADPNTSGDEHLFSTPFGFELLSPTDSLTINITNGSGVTVRTIKMDKKMLPDVYNFSWDCTDEDDNPVPTGSYKFTVNATLNDAQVPVKTLNYALVNSVSMVDGGARLDVGLGNTVSLDEIRQVL, from the coding sequence GTGGGTATTTCCGCCTCAATGAATGAACCTTATGATAATACCATTATCGGGGATGCACCTTCTTCATACCATACGAAAAAGAGTGGTAGTGAAGATATTAAAGGGAATTTTCTGACACTTCTCATCACCCAGATGAAAAATCAAGACCCAACAAATCCAATGCAAAATAATGAGTTAACGTCTCAGTTAGCTCAGATTTCAACCGTTGAAGGTATCGAAACACTGAATAAAACAGTGAATAACATTGTTGGGCAAATTGACCAAAGTCAGGCGTTAAAAGCCTCTTCATTGGTTGGTCGTGGAGTTATGGTCTCTGGGAATAAAATCGTTGTCTTTCAGCCAACCGACGGTAAAGGTGAGGCTGAAAAACCCGGTGATGGGAGTGATACCATGCCAACACCCGACACTCAAAATGAAAAAACACGTCAGCAAATGGGGGCGTATAAAGCAGATGATGCCGACCCAAATACCTCTGGCGATGAACACCTTTTTTCAACACCTTTTGGTTTTGAATTACTCAGTCCAACCGATTCTCTTACGATAAACATCACTAATGGCAGTGGTGTCACCGTTCGTACAATCAAAATGGACAAAAAGATGCTACCGGATGTTTATAACTTCTCTTGGGATTGCACTGATGAAGATGACAATCCCGTTCCAACGGGAAGCTATAAATTCACCGTTAACGCCACGCTTAATGATGCTCAGGTCCCTGTTAAGACACTGAATTATGCGCTGGTGAATAGTGTGTCCATGGTGGATGGTGGTGCCCGCCTTGATGTTGGCTTAGGTAATACCGTTTCATTGGATGAAATTCGTCAGGTTCTTTAA
- the flgE gene encoding flagellar hook protein FlgE — translation MSFSQAVSGLNAAAANLDTIGNNISNSATYGFKGANVSFADVFAGSGAGLGVKVAGISQNFKDGSITTTNRPTDVAISGGGFFRIEDQNGGVFYSRNGEFGKNKDGFLTNMQGMRVTGYPVQVVDGKNVVQKGATPTPIVIPTDMMNASATDKINMAVNLNSGEEKPAKAPFNAKDGDTYNFSTNVTTYDSLGNEHNLNLFFVKANDNEWKVYGQDTSTKTAGGAPTPHQDLGTLKYTNAGVLESYTKTDMNIASLNGSAAGTIELDFTGSTQQKVSESSVSKLAQNGYQAGEFTNFRIEQDGSIMATYSNQQSQVVGQIALANFANAGGLSSQGDNMWSETNASGSPIVGVAGAGVFGKLTNNALEASNVDMSQELVNMIVAQRNYQSNAQTIKTQDQILQTLVSLR, via the coding sequence ATGTCCTTTTCACAAGCAGTAAGTGGTTTAAACGCAGCAGCCGCTAACTTAGATACTATCGGTAACAATATTTCTAACTCCGCAACCTACGGTTTTAAAGGTGCAAACGTCTCTTTTGCTGATGTTTTCGCCGGTTCAGGCGCAGGTTTGGGCGTTAAAGTGGCCGGTATCAGCCAAAACTTTAAAGACGGTAGTATTACCACAACTAACCGTCCAACAGACGTGGCGATTTCTGGCGGCGGTTTTTTCCGTATTGAAGATCAAAACGGTGGTGTTTTTTATTCACGTAATGGTGAGTTTGGTAAAAATAAAGATGGTTTCCTGACTAATATGCAAGGTATGCGTGTAACAGGTTATCCAGTACAAGTTGTTGATGGTAAAAACGTTGTTCAAAAAGGGGCGACACCAACACCTATCGTTATTCCTACCGATATGATGAATGCCAGTGCAACAGACAAAATCAATATGGCGGTTAACCTGAATTCAGGTGAAGAGAAACCCGCTAAAGCGCCATTTAATGCTAAAGATGGTGATACTTATAACTTCAGTACTAACGTTACCACTTATGATAGTTTAGGTAATGAACATAATCTGAACTTATTCTTTGTAAAGGCGAATGACAATGAATGGAAAGTTTATGGGCAAGATACTTCAACTAAAACTGCGGGTGGTGCGCCAACGCCTCATCAAGATTTAGGTACTTTAAAATACACCAATGCAGGGGTGCTAGAGAGTTATACAAAGACCGATATGAATATTGCCTCTTTGAATGGCTCTGCTGCGGGTACTATCGAATTGGATTTCACCGGTAGCACTCAGCAAAAAGTCTCTGAATCCAGCGTATCTAAATTAGCGCAGAACGGTTACCAAGCGGGCGAATTTACTAACTTCCGTATCGAGCAAGATGGCTCAATTATGGCGACGTACTCAAACCAACAAAGCCAAGTTGTCGGCCAAATCGCATTAGCTAACTTTGCAAACGCGGGCGGTTTAAGCTCACAAGGTGACAATATGTGGTCTGAAACAAACGCGTCAGGCTCACCTATCGTGGGTGTTGCAGGCGCAGGCGTGTTCGGTAAATTAACCAATAACGCATTAGAAGCGTCTAACGTAGATATGAGCCAAGAGTTAGTCAACATGATCGTTGCTCAACGTAACTATCAATCAAACGCACAAACCATCAAGACTCAGGATCAGATCCTGCAGACTCTGGTTAGCTTGCGCTAA